From a single Plasmodium coatneyi strain Hackeri chromosome 4, complete sequence genomic region:
- a CDS encoding Proteasome 26S regulatory subunit: MTAEDKKAVSIKVPVKPKEAEEKRRKLNSLKIKNEELNEEEKKKKEELELLISRLRDDDPDVVNLSITMLNKEIIDTSGILTSSLLALKVLKTHYNTLLEIHEHMKFEECKKKMSNMISALSTTIGDENNIVKYIIMGNKSDLVNYGHEYIKNLISKLLVEFKNVKEEESSVSASVVTPGGAAAPSSSSLTAVAGSNVPPVGASVSTPKGMHMLNHIYELVNIIVPYCFNHNTEYEAIDLLIEVDKINDIPLYVDEKSCERSILYLLNITHYSSSTEEYYKLMDVILHILKKHKKHVEYLKILLQLNRIDKIKDVLFECGDMLTCKQMALICSRHSVHLEFTQEEVIRYPHMDLNQLASLSSGEHLSSIFLRLAKDLDVEEPKLPEDIYKTHLEEKRNTNVWDSAKQNLSSSFVNAFVNAAFCKDKLMTVNSSLWIFKNKDYGLMSATASMGLLLMWNVDEGLSQIDKFQYSSDQYVKAGSLMAFGLACTNVKSECDPAFALLSEHIDAENTMERIGAILGFGYAYAGSGKENLLDVLMPPLVDNGCIIECSVFAAVSLGLVFVGSQNREIAEYIIDTVMEREKVNNSLDQPIAKLYAVALGLLFLCSREKCEATLSALEIIKHPIAKYMITTVEGMAFAGSNDVLKVQKMLQVLVEKRNEKKVNMDGFTKPNDHNPPHGGNPSDGKTPQGGEAKGPTLDGKRANTLGSKSGKGSPSDGKGNANTGGNTPQTEDNLDQCVAILNIALIALTDDISSEMTTRIIDHFLQYSNLNQKKAVPLALALLFTSFPKPNIVDILSKLTHDQDADVALHAIMSLGFVGAGTNNSRIAILLRQLSTFYCKDANATFVVRLSQGLLYMGKGLLTINPLHSNRSIINHVALGSLLVTIHACLQLKTTILGKYHYLLYHLVPCIYPRMLVTVNEDLEPLPISVRVGQAVDVVGQAGKPKTITGFQTHVTPVLLLHTDRAEIATEEYIPVNDTLEGIVILKKDPNYVPPAIN, translated from the exons ATGACGGCTGAGGATAAGAAG GCCGTGTCGATCAAGGTGCCGGTGAAACCGAAAGAAGCCgaggaaaagaggagaaagcTGAACAGCCTGAAAATCAAGAATGAAGAACTgaatgaggaggagaagaaaaagaaggaggagctGGAGTTGCTCATTAGTAGGCTCCGTGATGACGACCCAGATGTAGTGAACCTATCCATTACTATGTTGAATAAGGAAATAATTGACACCAGTGGGATTTTGACGTCGTCCCTGTTAGCGCTGAAGGTATTGAAGACGCACTATAATACACTACTAGAAATACATGAACATATGAAATTCGAAGAATGCAAAAAGAAGATGAGTAACATGATAAGTGCCTTGTCCACCACCATAGGGGATGAAAACAATATCGTAAAATATATCATCATGGGGAATAAAAGCGACTTAGTAAATTATGGCCATGAGtatataaagaatttaaTTAGTAAGCTGTTGGTAGAGTTTAAGAATGTGAAAGAGGAGGAATCATCTGTTTCCGCATCGGTGGTCACTCCAGGTGGAGCAGCAGCACCGTCATCCTCTTCCCTCACTGCAGTGGCAGGTAGTAATGTCCCCCCTGTGGGAGCATCTGTCAGCACGCCAAAAGGAATGCACATGCTTAACCATATCTACGAATTGGTCAATATAATCGTGCCGTACTGTTTTAACCACAACACAGAATACGAAGCAATAGATTTGCTAATCGAGGTGGATAAAATAAACGACATTCCTCTATACGTGGATGAGAAATCCTGTGAAAGGTCCATCCTGTATCTGCTCAACATAACTCATTACAGCTCCTCTACGGAAGAATACTACAAATTGATGGACGttattttgcacattttaaagaaGCATAAAAAGCACGtagaatatttaaaaattttactgCAACTAAACAGGATAGACAAAATCAAGGATGTGCTTTTCGAATGTGGGGACATGCTTACCTGCAAGCAGATGGCCTTAATCTGTTCTAGACATTCAGTCCATTTGGAGTTCACCCAGGAGGAAGTGATTCGATACCCGCATATGGACCTGAACCAGCTAGCTAGTCTTTCCTCAGGGGAACATTTgtcttccatatttttgaGGCTAGCCAAAGACTTAGATGTAGAAGAACCCAAATTGCCAGAAGATATTTACAAAACGCATCtagaggagaaaaggaatacaaaCGTGTGGGATTCTGCGAAGCAGAACTTATCGTCCTCCTTTGTAAATGCATTTGTCAATGCTGCTTTTTGTAAGGATAAACTAATGACGGTAAATTCGTCTCTCtggatttttaaaaataaagattATGGTTTGATGAGTGCAACTGCATCTATGGGGTTACTCCTCATGTGGAATGTAGATGAAGGGTTGTCCCAAATAGACAAATTCCAATACAGTAGTGATCAGTATGTGAAAGCGGGTTCTCTGATGGCTTTCGGGTTAGCTTGTACAAATGTGAAGAGCGAATGCGATCCTGCCTTTGCATTGTTATCTGAACACATAGATGCAGAGAATACGATGGAAAGGATAGGAGCCATATTAGGCTTTGGCTATGCATATGCTGGTTCGGGGAAAGAAAACCTCCTAGATGTACTCATGCCACCACTTGTGGATAATGGTTGCATTATCGAATGTAGCGTTTTTGCAGCCGTGTCTTTGGGACTTGTCTTTGTCGGTTCGCAGAATCGGGAAATTGCAGAATACATTATTGACACTGTTATGGAGAGAGAAAAGGTGAACAATTCACTCGACCAACCGATCGCCAAATTATATGCAGTTGCCTTGGGacttcttttcctctgtTCAAGAGAAAAATGCGAAGCTACTCTGTCCGCCTTAGAAATCATTAAACACCCAATCGCCAAATATATGATAACGACTGTAGAAGGGATGGCCTTCGCTGGCTCCAACGATGTGTTGAAGGTCCAAAAAATGTTGCAAGTTTTGGTGGAGaagagaaatgaaaaaaaggttaacatGGATGGATTTACAAAACCGAATGATCATAATCCCCCCCATGGTGGTAATCCTTCTGATGGGAAGACACCCCAGGGTGGGGAAGCGAAAGGCCCCACTTTGGATGGCAAGCGGGCCAACACATTAGGTAGTAAGAGTGGCAAGGGTAGTCCGTCAGATGGGAAGGGTAATGCCAACACAGGAGGGAATACCCCCCAAACGGAAGACAACCTAGACCAGTGTGTAGCTATCCTGAACATTGCCCTCATAGCCCTAACAGACGACATCAGTTCCGAAATGACAACCAGAATTATCGACCACTTTTTACAGTATTCAAACTTGAACCAGAAGAAAGCAGTTCCCTTAGCTCTTGCGTTACTATTCACCTCCTTCCCAAAACCAAACATTGTAGATATTCTCTCCAAACTGACTCATGACCAGGACGCTGATGTGGCTCTACATGCGATTATGTCTTTAGGGTTTGTTGGTGCCGGGACGAACAACTCACGTATAGCTATATTGCTAAGACAGTTGTCTACCTTTTATTGCAAAGATGCTAATGCTACTTTCGTGGTTAGGCTGTCCCAAGGTTTACTTTACATGGGAAAAGGGCTACTAACTATTAACCCTTTGCATTCAAACAGATCCATTATCAACCACGTAGCGTTGGGATCCCTCCTAGTCACCATCCATGCGTGTCTCCAACTGAAGACCACCATATTGGGAAAATACCACTACTTGCTGTACCACCTCGTGCCCTGCATTTACCCGCGTATGCTCGTCACCGTGAATGAGGACTTGGAGCCCCTTCCCATCTCGGTGCGCGTAGGCCAG GCCGTCGACGTCGTCGGGCAAGCCGGGAAGCCCAAAACGATCACCGGGTTCCAGACCCACGTGACGCCCGTCCTGCTGCTGCACACGGACCGGGCGGAGATAGCCACGGAGGAGT aCATCCCCGTCAATGACACTCTCGAAGGAATCGTCATTCTGAAGAAGGACCCCAACTACGTGCCGCCAGCGATCAACTGA
- a CDS encoding DNA repair endonuclease, whose amino-acid sequence MGVKGLWSIVAPVGVRVNPEIFTGKRIAIDVSIWLYELTYANNLKVLRNGAVDNMSIFNDLWMDFSENMNSDMGTENLKKVHLYFFFLRICKLLYYNIRPIFIFDGTPPELKRKTIFQRNMRRRNDEEKFKKTAEKLIYNYYQRSLLNSLKGNKRSTPKRKNKNEEEGVISQGQSSSSVGLNTIVERNPPSSSPPQYTYGLIEIYDSIRENEASLGNMVEHIGNVAVSVKDVLNICNDEDLKKIQNKVLMISDLEVQNRGVTENMKGKELPNEGKETGERDNGVDNPVQGGRTNGEDEYAVILGGEYSPPDEHPNDVDNKIDEEIVRKKHMARKKYYESIPKNFKGFLCMRRPVDIIDISNYSTDILEFTRKLGEDQTDGAVEGGTQREEAGTPLMVGSREQDSVGKKGGPDNAFLLPSDADTPEKEPPDEETSNKETPNREPHNREEINVLELPSTLDRAELFREGKDEYKVYYVNNEEIKIPLFKELNKDVFEKLPIKLQYQILQDIKEEWYVDNRVKAIKAKDDMDIFSQVQLETYVRMIKTDFEIEKLKIKMAENIQNAEGELIVNKELSKHFDSLSVRDYNDVNKKKKKKKKKKYINEILNQCYFEGGNDQYQELYIKGEEDEKEEGLLMNAPLGEEETNLHSDQRTSIEAYGQVELARRKDAIRPKGEKHEEDNEKKAMIKMENEFKQDLLLDDEELFGEDLLRVGETQPGAKKADAEEQLTLFEQTDIHKNTNSSPSVHSSGDDFENCSVDEKGQIIEKEEVQIAQNVIDLTSSDEQTEGSIQINEGEEICEASKELHIDDEKEVPDEAVQILREAPPGGESEQVESPPMHDKVNSLIVNSSSGEDSPKGEHPPEGESSLYEDLPSEMPLSTSIELATETENLITPHPISGEEEKICEAMKKVKQKVRRFLSKEKINDLLLNKVDVDTVGKETYLENLLSNKVLLDGFGVGAEDEHKVGGEVSDGGMLANIFLDGEATLDDQKQLRDSRVVDAYLDQTNKENEHLVKEYRKLKKNNIEINEEMNEDVKILLNMFGIPYVQSPCEAEAQCSYLNCKNYCDAIISDDSDVLVFSGKTVIKNFFNRKKTVEVYERKLIEDKLGLYQDELINLSLLCGCDYTIGVHGVGIVNALEIIKAFPTFEDLKKLKEIVSNPFRDLSKDDKYFHNEEVQRFLKTHKNYKLNWIFPRNFPDREVYKCFKYPKVCTDIEKFQWHHPNISHISRFLHKETNIAEEKIYNVLNPILQKYDVKVRSYQLKLDHFFPLIERKRKSVDNLIDIIRDNQKGKRKTTNSGKRGKNSRNSKASFGTSSTPDRDITTLIDLNPAGVIRSKRMSTALDHIKGRSRKRGSK is encoded by the exons ATGGGAGTGAAGGGCCTGTGGTCGATCGTAGCCCCCGTGGGGGTGCGGGTTAACCCGGAGATTTTCACGGGGAAGCGAATCGCCATCGACGTAAGCATCTGGTTGTACGAACTGACCTACGCGAACAACTTGAAGGTGCTACGAAATGGAGCAGTGGACAACATGAGCATCTTTAACGACCTATGGATGGATTTCTctgaaaatatgaacagcgACATGGGGACGGAAAACCTGAAAAAGGTCCACctctactttttcttcctccgaaTATGTAAACTTCTGTATTATAATATAAGgcccattttcatttttgacgGAACCCCGCCCGAACTGAAGAGAAAAACCATCTTCCAGAGAAATATGAGGAGGAGAAACGATGAGGAAAAATTCAAGAAGACTGCCGAAAAACTTATTTACAATTATTACCAAAGGTCGCTATTAAATTCGTTGAAAGGTAATAAAAGGAGTACcccgaaaaggaaaaataaaaatgaggaagaaggggtTATCTCTCAAGGACAGTCATCCTCATCTGTTGGTTTGAACACCATAGTGGAAAGAAACCCTCCTTCCTCGTCACCACCGCAATACACATATGGTCTGATCGAAATATACGATAGCATTAGAGAAAATGAGGCCTCACTTGGGAACATGGTAGAACACATAGGTAACGTGGCCGTCAGCGTGAAGGACGTTTTGAACATATGTAACGATGAAGACTTGAAGAAGATACAGAACAAGGTTCTTATGATTAGCGATTTGGAGGTGCAAAATAGGGGGGTGACTGAAAAcatgaaggggaaggagcTGCCAAATGAGGGGAAGGAGACTGGAGAAAGGGACAACGGGGTGGACAATCCCGTACAAGGAGGAAGGACAAACGGGGAGGATGAATATGCGGTCATCCTGGGAGGAGAATATTCACCACCAGATGAACACCCAAATGATGTGGACAACAAAATTGATGAAGAAATTGTGAGGAAGAAACATATGGCCAGGAAGAAGTACTATGAGAGCATCCCCAAAAATTTCAAGGGGTTCTTGTGCATGCGTAGGCCGGTTGATATTATCGACATAAGCAACTATAGTACCGACATTTTGGAGTTCACACGCAAGTTGGGGGAGGATCAGACGGATGGAGCGGTCGAAGGGGGCACACAGAGGGAGGAGGCCGGAACGCCCTTAATGGTAGGAAGTAGGGAGCAGGATAGCGTGGGGAAGAAGGGAGGACCAGATAATGCATTCCTTCTCCCCAGTGATGCAGACACCCCGGAAAAAGAACCCCCCGACGAGGAAACCTCCAACAAGGAAACCCCAAACCGGGAACCCCACAATCGGGAAGAGATCAACGTCCTGGAGCTGCCCTCCACCCTGGACCGGGCCGAACTATTCCGCGAAGGGAAAGACGAATACAAAGTGTACTACGTAAACAacgaggaaataaaaatccCCCTCTTTAAGGAGTTAAATAAAGACGTGTTTGAAAAGCTACCCATAAAATTGCAGTACCAAATATTGCAAGACATAAAGGAGGAGTGGTATGTGGATAACAGGGTGAAGGCCATAAAGGCCAAAGACGACATGGACATATTTTCGCAGGTGCAGTTGGAGACCTACGTGAGGATGATTAAAACGGACTTTGAAATAGAAAaacttaaaataaaaatggccgAAAATATACAGAACGCTGAGGGAGAACTCATCGTAAATAAAGAACTGTCAAAACACTTCGACAGCCTCAGTGTCAGAGATTACAACGATgtgaataagaaaaaaaaaaaaaaaaaaaaaaaaaaatacatcaaTGAGATTTTGAATCAGTGCTATTTCGAGGGGGGAAATGACCAGTACCAGGAGCTTTACAttaagggggaggaagacgaaaaggaggagggacTCCTTATGAATGCCCCgttgggggaggaagaaacaaaccTACATTCTGATCAACGCACCTCCATAGAGGCCTATGGACAGGTAGAACTGGCCAGAAGGAAGGACGCAATTAGgcccaaaggggaaaagcatGAAGAggataacgaaaaaaaggcaatgataaaaatggaaaacgaaTTTAAGCAGGACCTGCTGCTCGACGATGAGGAGCTTTTCGGGGAAGATCTCCTTCGAGTG GGAGAAACACAACCTGGGGCGAAAAAGGCAGATGCAGAGGAGCAGCTCACCCTGTTCGAACAGACTGATATCCACAAAAATACAAACTCTTCCCCAAGCGTCCACAGCAGTGGAGATGACTTCGAAAATTGTAGTGTGGACGAGAAGGGGCAAATCatagaaaaggaggaggtgcAAATCGCACAGAACGTTATTGACCTAACCAGCAGTGATGAACAGACGGAGGGGTCAATCCAAATtaatgaaggagaagaaatttgCGAAGCATCCAAGGAGCTACACATTGATGATGAGAAGGAAGTACCTGATGAAGCGGTGCAGATTCTGCGGGAAGCTCCCCCAGGTGGGGAAAGCGAACAGGTTGAATCCCCGCCAATGCATGATAAGGTGAACAGTTTAATAGTTAATTCTTCCAGTGGGGAAGACTCCCCGAAAGGGGAACATCCTCCCGAGGGGGAATCCTCCCTCTATGAGGACCTCCCTTCAGAGATGCCCCTTTCGACCTCCATCGAGTTGGCAACTGAAACGGAAAATTTGATCACGCCGCACCCCATCAGtggggaggaagagaaaatctGCGAGGCGATGAAAAAGGTGAAACAAAAAGTAAGGCGATTTCttagcaaagaaaaaataaacgatcTGCTACTGAACAAGGTGGACGTGGACAcggtggggaaggaaacttACCTAGAGAACTTGCTCAGCAATAAGGTGTTGCTGGACGGGTTTGGCGTGGGAGCAGAAGATGAACATAAGGTTGGCGGTGAAGTTTCCGATGGGGGAATGTTGGCCAATATATTCCTCGACGGGGAAGCCACCCTTGATGATCAAAAGCAGCTTCGCGATAGCCGCGTGGTGGACGCCTACCTGGACCAAACgaacaaagaaaatgaaCATCTGGTGAAGGAGTACAggaagctgaaaaaaaataacatagaAATAAACgaagaaatgaatgaagaTGTCAAAATTCTGCTCAACATGTTTGGAATACCCTATGTGCAATCCCCCTGTGAAGCAGAAGCACAATGTTCCTACCTGAATTGCAAAAATTACTGTGACGCGATCATAAGTGACGATTCGGATGTGCTTGTTTTTAGCGGTAAAACggtgataaaaaatttcttcaataggaaaaaaactgTAGAGGTATATGAAAGGAAGCTCATAGAGGACAAGTTGGGTTTGTACCAAGACGAATTAATTAACCTGTCGTTGCTGTGTGGATGTGATTATACCATTGGAGTCCACGGTGTAGGAATTGTAAACGCCTTGGAAATTATTAAAGCCTTCCCCACCTttgaagatttaaaaaaattgaaagagaTCGTATCGAACCCCTTTAGAGACCTCAGCAAGGATGATAAATATTTCCACAATGAAGAGGTACAGCGTTTTTTAAAGACGCACAAAAATTATAAGCTCAATTGGATCTTCCCAAGAAATTTCCCAGACAGGGAAGTCTACAAATGCTTTAAGTACCCCAAGGTATGCACAGACATAGAAAAGTTCCAATGGCATCATCCAAACATTAGTCATATAAGCAGATTTTTACACAAAGAAACAAACATcgcagaggaaaaaatttataatgtGCTGAATcctattttgcaaaagtacGATGTTAAGGTTAGAAGCTACCAACTCAAGTTAGaccacttttttcccctcattgaaaggaagagaaagagcGTCGACAATTTGATAGACATAATTCGGGATAACCAGAAGggcaaaagaaaaaccaCCAACAGCGGTAAAAGAGGCAAAAATAGCAGGAATAGCAAGGCCAGTTTTGGAACTAGTTCCACACCGGATAGAGATATCACGACCCTCATTGACTTGAACCCAGCGGGCGTCATCCGGTCCAAGCGCATGTCCACGGCACTAGACCACATAAAGGGCCGCTCCCGCAAAAGGGGTTCCAAATGA
- a CDS encoding SufE-like protein, which translates to MKKREIRKILFLYLQIIVFYSFMVSSMRRGKHHSRIKSELKIIKRVSHFGKKKISTVKCHSLLYLKNCDLRNSKARNSYLRDILEHMSGGQPLRNSNIEQYNLTPKLKKTVQFFQALPNDPYRNQEVILLGRKCPPMPEELKNRQNQVLGCQSTVYVHPKVETHEGKKIITWLGDSAHIDCLIFCSLCCPTDGLLTKGIVYILVDGLSGYPPEEILRVNPNFIALTGISEFLTMSRINGYLNIMNKMKAFSTSIMKNEEN; encoded by the exons atgaagaaaagggaaataagaaaaatctTATTTCTATACCTACAGATCATTGTCTTCTACTCATTTATGGTTAGCTCCATGAGACGTGGAAAACATCACAGCCGAATAAAAAGCGAGttgaaaattataaaaagagTAAGCcattttggtaaaaaaaaaataagtacagTTAAATGCCATTCATTGctttacttaaaaaattgcgaCCTAAGAAACAGCAAGGCAAGGAACAGCTACCTGAGGGACATACTTGAACATATGTCCGGAGGTCAGCCCCTGAGGAATTCAAACATTGAGCAGTACAACCTAACACCAAAGCTGAAAAAAACCGTGCAGTTCTTTCAAGCGCTTCCAAATGATCCCTATCGCAA CCAAGAAGTGATACTGTTGGGGAGGAAGTGCCCGCCCATGCcggaggaattaaaaaacagGCAAAACCAAGTGTTG GGGTGCCAGTCAACTGTGTACGTTCACCCCAAGGTGGAGACCCatgaggggaagaagataATTACGTGGTTAGGGGATTCAG CACATATAGActgcttaattttttgctcACTTTGCTGCCCCACAGACGGACTACTTACCAAAGGAATTGTGTACATCTTAGTGGATGGCCTGAGTGGTTACCCCCCTGAGGAAATATTACGCGTAAACCCAAACTTCATTGCGCTGACCGGCATCTCGGAATTTCTCACCATGAGCAGAATAAATGGCTACTTAAAcattatgaacaaaatgaaggcgTTCTCCACGAGCATTATGAAGAACGAGGAGAACTGA
- a CDS encoding MFS transporter, translated as MTKHTYMEDRKMAEPIGSILVDETEKLVDTYRFDSTFTDGLKKSKSSQKKDGKHGMAFHKSLAVVNVAAGLDGCDDQLLPASFRALEADLNLHPSLLGYITLAQTLMLSLFSPIWGFLSDKYSRKWMLVFGTALWGVATILLANINDFAHIIFFRAINGLALGSIGPISQSILADAAKNESLGLSFGLVQLSSSVGRLIGGVVTTTVALKYFGGIRGWRLCFIVVGVLSILLSIIVALFVDDAPRQVRKKKKMEYLDGDDIDAGSNNVRIVTQYTQSYLLYQNIMELLRDSLSKKSIIIILLEGFTGTIPWLALSFNTMFFQYCGLRDLQAAIITGCLLIGSALGGVIGGHFGDIMHDISNKHGRPFLGQLAMFGRVPLVILTYMVIPQRKESFELFALSCFFLGLSSIAGVAVNRPIVSDIIRPDYRGTVFSLTIAIEGVGASLIGAPLFGYLAEKVFNYQNNNLLISEMPEELRRNNAEALSKTLLYLTLVPWLLSFVFYSLLHFTYGKEYKKMNEIIESEYKYDDEDEETVAEKAHT; from the coding sequence aTGACTAAACACACCTACATGGAAGACAGAAAGATGGCGGAACCGATCGGAAGCATCCTGGTGGATGAAACGGAGAAGCTCGTAGACACATACCGCTTCGACAGCACGTTCACCGATGGTCTCAAGAAGTCAAAGTCAAGTCAGAAGAAAGATGGAAAGCATGGAATGGCTTTCCACAAATCGCTAGCTGTGGTTAATGTAGCCGCAGGGTTGGATGGATGTGATGACCAGTTACTACCCGCAAGTTTCAGAGCTTTAGAAGCTGACTTGAATTTACACCCCTCCTTATTAGGGTACATCACCCTGGCGCAAACATTAATGTTAAGTCTGTTCAGTCCAATTTGGGGATTCCTCTCCGATAAGTATTCGCGAAAGTGGATGCTCGTGTTTGGTACAGCCCTTTGGGGAGTTGCAACGATATTGCTAGCCAACATAAATGACTTCGcgcatattatattttttagagCTATAAATGGATTGGCCTTAGGTAGTATAGGTCCCATTTCACAGAGTATACTGGCCGATGCAGCGAAGAATGAATCTCTTGGGTTGTCATTCGGATTGGTACAGCTGTCTTCCAGTGTGGGTAGATTAATAGGAGGGGTGGTAACCACCACAGTGGCGTTAAAATATTTTGGCGGAATCAGAGGATGGAGATTGTGTTTCATCGTTGTAGGAGTTTTGAGCATTTTGCTAAGTATTATTGTAGCCCTCTTTGTAGATGACGCTCCAAGACAGGTtcggaaaaagaagaagatggaATACCTAGACGGGGACGACATAGATGCAGGGTCCAACAATGTTAGAATAGTGACCCAATACACGCagtcatatttattatacCAGAACATTATGGAGTTACTTCGAGACAGCTTGTCTAAGAAAAGTATCATCATCATTCTGTTGGAAGGATTTACAGGAACTATTCCTTGGCTAGCTCTAAGTTTCAACACGATGTTTTTTCAATACTGCGGATTGCGTGATCTACAAGCAGCTATAATAACGGGGTGCTTACTTATCGGTTCTGCATTAGGTGGAGTTATAGGTGGCCACTTTGGAGACATAATGCACGACATATCAAACAAGCATGGAAGACCATTCCTTGGCCAGCTAGCCATGTTTGGGAGAGTACCCCTGGTCATCTTAACATACATGGTAATTCcacaaaggaaggaaagcttCGAATTATTTGCcctttcctgtttttttcttggaTTATCCTCCATTGCGGGTGTGGCCGTAAACAGGCCAATCGTATCGGATATCATTAGGCCTGATTACAGAGGCACCGTCTTTTCCTTAACGATAGCTATAGAGGGAGTGGGGGCTTCGCTCATTGGAGCTCCGCTGTTTGGTTATCTGGCCGAAAAGGTGTTTAACTACCAGAACAATAACTTACTCATTTCGGAGATGCCGGAGGAATTGCGAAGGAACAACGCGGAAGCCCTTTCTAAGACGCTGCTCTACCTGACCCTGGTCCCCTGGCTGCTCTCCTTCGTCTTTTATAGCCTCCTCCATTTTACCTATGGGAAGGAGTACAAGAAGATGAACGAGATCATTGAGAGCGAATACAAGTATGACGACGAGGACGAGGAGACCGTTGCGGAGA